CAATCGCTGGCCGATGGGCCCTATTGCTTTGTGCCCAAGTCCCAACGCCGACGACGGCTCTGGTGGCGCAATGCCAGCTACAACAAACGCCACGGTCTGGGACCATTTGAATTCAGTCAGCTGCAAGGGGCTGAAGCCATCGCCTTGTATGCCAAGGCAGGAGACATGGTGCTCTCATCGCAGCGCGGCGCCCACTGCGGTCACCCGCAACACCCCCAGGCACGCCGTGCCGTCCTGGTGAACATGTTCCAGCGCTGAGACATGAAAAAAGGCGGGGAAATCCCCCGCCCGATCACCAGCCGAAAACTGGCTTGTTCAGTCCACCAGCTTGGGATCGATCTCAGCCATATAACGGGCCTCACAGCTCTTGATGATCTCAATGGCTTTTTCGGTTCCAAAGAAACCGTTCACAGTGCAGGTGCCAGGCTTCTTCAGATCCTTGTAGTGCTCCCAGTAATAGGTGGTCTCTTTCTTCCAGTGATCACCGAGATCTTCCCAGCTCTTGATGTGATCCATGCGCTTGTCATCAGCAAGAACAGCGATCACCTTGTCGTCAACTTCGCCACCGTCGTCGAAAGTCATGATCCCGATGATGCGGGCTTCCACAATCGAACCAGGAATCAAGGGCTCAGTGACACCAACAATCTCGATGTCGAGAGGATCACCGTCTTCATCCCAGGTGCGGGGAATGCATCCGTAGGCGAAGGGGTAAGCCAGAGAGGAGTAACCGACGCGGTCAAGCTTGAGATGGCCTGTTTCAGTGATCAGCTCGTACTTGTTGATCGTGTTGGAGTTGAG
This genomic interval from Synechococcus sp. UW69 contains the following:
- a CDS encoding inorganic diphosphatase, whose product is MANLDQAPSRSMPNLLHVLPAFADEAELRLNTIVELNSNTINKYELITETGHLKLDRVGYSSLAYPFAYGCIPRTWDEDGDPLDIEIVGVTEPLIPGSIVEARIIGIMTFDDGGEVDDKVIAVLADDKRMDHIKSWEDLGDHWKKETTYYWEHYKDLKKPGTCTVNGFFGTEKAIEIIKSCEARYMAEIDPKLVD